CATGGCTACAGTCAAGCGCCCCGTATTGCCGTCATATTCCACAGGCAATACAGAATAGCGCTGCATGAGTTCCAGAGGCAAAAGCCTTAGGCATGCGGGGCTTGGTGGATTCTTCAGCAGGAAGGCCATAAACTACTTGGAAACAGAAGGTGCCAAGAGAATGCGAAGAGTCTGCAGGACTAGATCGTCGGATCCGCTGGTGTCCGCAACGACCAAAGTGTCTACAGGGGTAAATCCTGAGGCAGATACACTGAAAAGATTCTGCTTCGAAGGGAGCGAATCCAAGATGGCACGGCCATTCTTGTCCGTGGAGGCATCAACAGCCTTGTGGTTACCGGAAGTCACTGAAACATTCGCACCGGAAATCGCATCCATGGTAGTCTCGTCAAGTACGGTCACCGTATAACGGTAGTATCGTCCCGTATCGGCTTCCGTCACACCCTCGGGTATAAGGGCCAGGTTCAATGTACGTAGCATCAACGAGTAAGATGAATCGGCCGTGGTCACGACATCGACCGTATCCGTAGGCACGTAGCCATCCATGGTGACAATCACCTGGTTCACGTAACTCTCGGCAGACGGGAACACCACCTTGCC
This portion of the Fibrobacter sp. UWR4 genome encodes:
- a CDS encoding carboxypeptidase regulatory-like domain-containing protein, translated to MNKFLAILIAASSLVFWGCLQDDDEDLDRIPVQYTVLVRDGVTGKAVKDASVELTSENGVAKTLKTNSNGKVVFPSAESYVNQVIVTMDGYVPTDTVDVVTTADSSYSLMLRTLNLALIPEGVTEADTGRYYRYTVTVLDETTMDAISGANVSVTSGNHKAVDASTDKNGRAILDSLPSKQNLFSVSASGFTPVDTLVVADTSGSDDLVLQTLRILLAPSVSK